From the Dehalogenimonas sp. THU2 genome, the window CCGGGATGTCCGCTGCGCCGCGCTGGCCGATATGGTCACCGGCTTGCAGACCGCCGCCCCCTGGGACGGCCCCACCGGCATCACCCCGCCCCAGGACAAGGGCGCCGCCCGCTGGGAAGGCTCGCCTGAGGAGAATGTTCAGATGTTGCGTGCCGCCCTGCACCTGGCTGGCGCCGCTCAGGTCGGCGCCATGGAACTCAACGACCACATGCTGCAGATCTTCGACAAGGGCGCCGTCGTCTTCGATGATGTCGAAAAAGGCACCCAGGATGAGAAAAAAGTCTATCATATCCCCAAAAAAGCCAAATATCTTTTGACCTATTCCATCCAGCAGAACTACATACAAGGTCTCTACCAACTCCGTGAGGATGAAGCCTATCCCGGCAAACTGGCCATGCCCATGCCCCTGGGACGCCCCGCCATCCACCGCGCTTATGGCGACGGCCGCTACACCGAGTGGCAGGCGATGCGCTTCGTCAAGAACCTGGGTTACCATGCTTACAAAGCCGGTGTCCGTGCCAATGTAGCCCTGGGCATCTTCTCAGGTCTCGGCGAACAGGGACGCGCCACCTATATGATGACCCCGCGTTCCGGTCTACAAACCCGCATCACCAATTACATCATCACCGATTTACCTTTGGCTCCTACTAATCCCATCGACTTCGGCGGCACCAAGTTCTGCGAGACCTGCATGCGCTGCGCTGAAAAATGCCCCAGTGATGCCCTGGGTCAGCAGAAAGAACCCACCTGGGATGTCGGCCCCGGGAACCGCCCGGGTTACAGGGGATGGCGCGTAGACTGGGGCAAATGTATTGATGTCGGTGCTCCCTCCCGTTGCGGCGTCTGCCACACCCTTTGCCCGTTCAATCATCCAAATGAAGGAATCATCCATCCGGTGGTTCGGGCTGTTTCCGCCACCACTCCCGTCTTCGATAGTTTCTTCGCTTCGATGGACCGCGTCTTCCAATACGCCGAGCCCAAGAGCCCCGAGGAGCTGGAAGCCTGGTGGACCCGCGACCTGAATAATTGGAGGCCCGATGTCACCCATGGCGCCGGTACGTTTAATTGGTAGCTAACCAAAACTGATCCCCCGGGAGGCGGCTGGTGAGCCGCCTCCCTTTTTTT encodes:
- a CDS encoding reductive dehalogenase: RDVRCAALADMVTGLQTAAPWDGPTGITPPQDKGAARWEGSPEENVQMLRAALHLAGAAQVGAMELNDHMLQIFDKGAVVFDDVEKGTQDEKKVYHIPKKAKYLLTYSIQQNYIQGLYQLREDEAYPGKLAMPMPLGRPAIHRAYGDGRYTEWQAMRFVKNLGYHAYKAGVRANVALGIFSGLGEQGRATYMMTPRSGLQTRITNYIITDLPLAPTNPIDFGGTKFCETCMRCAEKCPSDALGQQKEPTWDVGPGNRPGYRGWRVDWGKCIDVGAPSRCGVCHTLCPFNHPNEGIIHPVVRAVSATTPVFDSFFASMDRVFQYAEPKSPEELEAWWTRDLNNWRPDVTHGAGTFNW